Within Mongoliitalea daihaiensis, the genomic segment AGATGGGAATGATGAATGGCTGATTATAGGTTAAATGAGGCGCATTTTGCAATAACCTTCCTCTCTCTTTCAAGGCTTCCAATACCAAAAAAACATCCCCTTGGGCCAAATAGCGCACCCCTCCATGTACCAATTTGGTACTTCTACTGGACGTGCCTTTGGCAAAATCCGATTTGTCCACCAACACCACGGACAATCCTCTGGACAATGCATCCAAAGCAACACCCAAACCCGAAGCTCCTCCCCCGATTACCGCAATATCCCATAGGTAATTTTCGTCTTGTAATCGAAGAAGGTTTTTATTTCTATCCATTTTTAGTAATCATTTGTTCAAAAATATCAAAAAAAGAAACAAAAAGAAACAAAAGGAAATATTTAAATTTTTTAGGCTTTCTTTTATGTCCGTTTTTGGGTACTTTTAAGGGCAAAATCAAGATAGATGACCATAGCAGAACGACATAAGCATATTTTAGACGAATTAGCAAAAAATGGTTTCGTCAACGTAACAGATTTGAGTAAAGAGCTGGATGTTACTGTGGTTACTATCCGAAAAGATTTAAAGCTCTTGGAGGATAAAGGTCTATTATATCGATCCCATGGTTCTGCTACTCCAGTATCTCCCTATGTCAATGATCGTTCTGTCAATGAGAAAAAATTGGTTCGAGTAGAGGAGAAATTGAAAATTGCTCAAATAGCTGCTAGTTTGGTAGATGAAGATGATGCCATCATCATCGGTTCGGGCACCACAGTAGTAGCATTTGCGCAATCCATTCCCAAAAATAAAAAGCTGACCGTACTCACTGCCGCCATGAATGTGACTTTAGCATTGATAGATGCTTCTGAAGTGGAGGTAGTTCAATTAGGTGGAGTAGTAAGGAAAACCAGTAGTTCGGTAGTAGGCCACTATGCAGAAGAAATGCTCAAGCAATTTGCCTGTTCAAAGTTATTTTTTAGCGCAGACGGTGTGAGTTTGGAAGATGGGTTGACGACTTCCCATATGATGGAAGCCCATCTAAATTCTCAGATGATGAAGGGTGTGCAAAAAATCATCCTGCTCGTTGACTCCAGCAAGTTTGGCAAAAGAGGTTTTGGTAAAATCTGCAATTTGGAAGATATCGACATCATCATCACTGACGCAGGTATTCCCGAACTTTACCGCGAAAAAATGGAAGCCATGGGGATTGAGGTGAGGGTTGTTTAGGAGACTTGCCTGCTCCAAGCAGGGGGGAGAGTTTAAGTGAGAAACAAGAAACAAGAGACAAGAACCAAGACTCCAGGCAGTTAGCAAAACCCGTATTTCTTTCTAAAATAAGTCTACTGGAGATTATAACTATTCATAGATTTTAGCAATTGACAACTCCACTGTTCAATGTACACTGCTCACTGTTCACTGCTAAATATTCACTCTTAACTATTCACTAATTAAACTCCCTATATTCTCTTCTAGCTACCGAACTGGAACCATCCTTTTCAAGGGTAATTTCAAAAATATACCCATATTCTAAATCTTCCAATTCAGGGTATTGCTCTCCTTCTTGAACAAAGTAATTGACAACATGGTGAATGGTATTGCTATGGCCGACCACCAACATATTTCCTTTACGCTTCCTTAATTCCTTCACAAGATCATCATGCTTACGGACTTCATAAATCTCCAAGGTCAAGCCGGGGATTTTTTCAATCAACGGCTGAGCAGTAGCTCTTGTACGTATAAAATCGGTGCTGAACACATGTTCAATTTGTTTATCGGAAAGAATCTCTGCCAACTTCTTGGATCGCACAGTCCCCGCCACACTCAAATATGGATCATCCCCAGTCAATAATTTTTCTGCATGCCTCACCACATAGATGGTCTTCGGTTCCTGCTTCGCCCCACAAGACCATAGAAGGAGTACTGCTAAGAAAACTATTGCTGTGTAAAATCCGAATTGTTTTTTCATAAGTATTTTTTTTAGAAGCGAGATTCGAGATACGAGAGCTTAGACTCGGGGAGTGTTTGGGACTTGCATTTTTCTTCCCGAAAGGAAATTAGTGTCACTATTAATTACTGAAAGAACCATTGACCGTCGACTGTGGAAACCTAATTACTAATCACTTAATCAACCAATCACTCACATGTACCAAGTAGTGATTCAGGAAATAAAAAAGAATAATCGTATTTCAATCACAATCGTGCCGTGGACAGTCGACAGTGGACCGAGGACCTCCAACTCATCAACCAATCACTACTACCACACTAAGCCGTATTCCATACCCCTTCCATTCCTCATTATTCATTCCTCATTCTAAATTCTTCATCCCTCCTCCTTCATCCTTCATCCTTTCAGTTCCTCACTCGCATCATCCACTAAACGTATTCGCTACATGCTGATCTTTTGCTTTGACGGGTTCAAATTCCAAGTATTGCTCCCAGAAAGCTTCTTCCGGTAAAGCGGCACGTAGATAGACCTTTTCTTTTTTGATCGGATGGACAAAGACCAAATGGAAGGCATGCAAGTTGATATTGGCATCCGCATTTGGCTTATGGAAACCATATTTGATATCCCCTCTGATCGGACAATCCATGGAAGCCAATTGAACGCGAATCTGATGTGGCCTACCCGATACCGGGCGCACCTCTAAGAGCCAATGATCATTCAGCTTGCCAACGGTTTTGTAATTCAACTCGGCTTTTTGTGAACCGGGAACCTCTTTGGCATAAGCTTTCACAAAGTTCTTCTGCTCATCTTTTACCAGATAATGAGTCAACTTACCAGATTCCTCCTTTGGCTTGTTTTTGACTACAGCCCAATAGACTTTATGAATTTCTCGCTTGCGAAATAGTTCCATCATGCGCTCCAAGCCTTTGGAAGTTCGGGCAAACACCACCAAGCCACTCACCGGTCTATC encodes:
- a CDS encoding RluA family pseudouridine synthase, giving the protein MKKKAFSVVYEDNHLLVVNKAAGILVQGDKTKDKTLTDYCKEYIAAKYKKPGAVFLHPVHRLDRPVSGLVVFARTSKGLERMMELFRKREIHKVYWAVVKNKPKEESGKLTHYLVKDEQKNFVKAYAKEVPGSQKAELNYKTVGKLNDHWLLEVRPVSGRPHQIRVQLASMDCPIRGDIKYGFHKPNADANINLHAFHLVFVHPIKKEKVYLRAALPEEAFWEQYLEFEPVKAKDQHVANTFSG
- a CDS encoding DeoR/GlpR family DNA-binding transcription regulator, whose product is MTIAERHKHILDELAKNGFVNVTDLSKELDVTVVTIRKDLKLLEDKGLLYRSHGSATPVSPYVNDRSVNEKKLVRVEEKLKIAQIAASLVDEDDAIIIGSGTTVVAFAQSIPKNKKLTVLTAAMNVTLALIDASEVEVVQLGGVVRKTSSSVVGHYAEEMLKQFACSKLFFSADGVSLEDGLTTSHMMEAHLNSQMMKGVQKIILLVDSSKFGKRGFGKICNLEDIDIIITDAGIPELYREKMEAMGIEVRVV
- a CDS encoding phosphoglycerate mutase family protein; its protein translation is MKKQFGFYTAIVFLAVLLLWSCGAKQEPKTIYVVRHAEKLLTGDDPYLSVAGTVRSKKLAEILSDKQIEHVFSTDFIRTRATAQPLIEKIPGLTLEIYEVRKHDDLVKELRKRKGNMLVVGHSNTIHHVVNYFVQEGEQYPELEDLEYGYIFEITLEKDGSSSVARREYREFN